One Corynebacterium tuberculostearicum DNA window includes the following coding sequences:
- a CDS encoding metallophosphoesterase family protein, whose translation MPASIFVFADLHLGRPGAPGLDWALQELEVAANSGATACVCLGDIIDRNAEASEFVPQARAVMAHAATLFGEVHFISGNHDTHHNLDLPPEVTVHGTQVHTFRIGNTTVLTAAVATDPDPRHLQLPPRRCDGPLLGLLHSSVTGEFSKGTCLPLSVAKLQACEADAWILGHVHTPHTLADAPFIGWVGMGHGLLFDPDTCHVTRLPS comes from the coding sequence ATGCCCGCTAGCATTTTTGTCTTTGCCGATCTGCACCTAGGCCGCCCGGGCGCCCCTGGGCTGGACTGGGCCCTGCAAGAACTCGAAGTTGCCGCCAATAGTGGAGCCACGGCGTGCGTGTGCTTGGGCGATATCATCGACCGCAACGCTGAGGCGTCCGAATTCGTGCCCCAGGCCCGCGCCGTAATGGCCCACGCTGCCACACTGTTCGGCGAGGTCCACTTCATTTCTGGCAACCACGATACCCACCACAACCTGGACTTACCGCCCGAGGTCACAGTCCACGGCACGCAGGTGCATACCTTTCGCATAGGAAACACCACGGTTCTAACCGCAGCGGTGGCCACCGATCCGGACCCGCGCCACCTCCAGCTTCCTCCCCGCCGCTGCGACGGGCCCCTCCTCGGCCTCCTACATTCTTCCGTCACCGGTGAGTTTTCTAAAGGCACCTGTCTGCCGCTTTCCGTGGCTAAGCTACAGGCCTGCGAGGCCGATGCCTGGATCCTCGGGCACGTCCACACCCCGCACACGCTTGCCGACGCCCCCTTCATCGGCTGGGTCGGCATGGGCCACGGCTTACTCTTCGACCCCGATACGTGCCACGTCACACGTTTGCCTAGCTAG
- a CDS encoding ABC transporter permease — protein MSSTTTPQRRLGIYGVLLILLALVAAPLASVLVNAAVGYHDEPSALGSIVQPGMLHILGNTILLSVLVVAFATLMAAPLAFLRSWTRFSRANWIEIVIMIPFMTPPFAAAMAWMDFTRRGGVAEMLLGHGAGKLAHDAIYSVWGMAFIMAAELFPFLYLILRTCLNSIPASTLEMAQIAGASRWQQAVRIIAPNIIGPFSLGALIIFIKAAGEFGTPVTLGNAIGYKVLVSSIYEDVTIDPLDFSSAAASSSVLFAIGVAAWAFQQWISRRDLSGGGRVSRPVRIRLGSVGTIFGAVVTATIFMAAVVIPYLSITLAAMTILRSAPPTPNNLTFDYFSIVVQMPTAQEALVRSIGLGALGATTAVALGVLVTVLTRRQSTITAKFSDFLAIAPDTVPGIVLAIGFILLWNSPWLPWSPYGTMGMLVMAFTVLFLPMAIQNIKASAESVSPTVYEAAAISGSSTLHTFGRITLPLLAPGIFAGWLLAFFVGIRELVMSSLIRPSQVNLLAPWIMNQFDQGHRAEAMAMTLIGVGTSTVVLVAITWWQNRKAAHAR, from the coding sequence ATGAGCTCCACCACCACTCCCCAACGTCGCCTTGGGATCTACGGGGTCCTTCTCATCTTGCTCGCCCTCGTCGCCGCGCCGCTAGCCTCTGTGCTGGTCAACGCGGCCGTGGGCTACCACGATGAGCCCTCAGCCCTAGGCAGCATTGTCCAACCGGGCATGCTGCACATCCTTGGCAATACCATCTTGCTGTCCGTGCTGGTCGTGGCATTTGCCACGCTCATGGCCGCGCCGCTCGCCTTCCTCCGTTCGTGGACGCGGTTTAGCAGGGCCAATTGGATCGAGATCGTCATCATGATCCCGTTTATGACCCCACCCTTTGCGGCAGCGATGGCGTGGATGGATTTCACCCGCCGCGGTGGTGTGGCCGAGATGCTGCTCGGCCACGGCGCCGGCAAGCTCGCCCACGATGCCATATACTCGGTGTGGGGAATGGCCTTCATCATGGCCGCGGAGCTCTTTCCATTCTTGTACCTCATCCTGCGCACCTGCCTCAATTCCATTCCGGCGTCCACGCTGGAGATGGCACAGATAGCCGGCGCGAGCCGCTGGCAACAAGCCGTGCGCATCATCGCTCCGAACATAATCGGCCCCTTTTCCCTCGGCGCGCTGATTATCTTCATTAAGGCCGCCGGCGAGTTTGGCACCCCAGTCACGCTTGGCAACGCCATTGGCTACAAGGTGCTCGTCTCCTCCATCTATGAAGACGTCACCATCGACCCCCTCGATTTTTCCAGCGCCGCTGCCTCCTCGTCGGTGCTCTTTGCCATCGGCGTGGCCGCCTGGGCCTTCCAACAATGGATTTCACGCCGCGACCTCTCCGGCGGTGGCCGAGTAAGCCGCCCCGTACGTATCCGCCTCGGCTCGGTCGGCACCATCTTCGGCGCTGTGGTGACCGCAACAATCTTCATGGCCGCGGTGGTCATCCCCTACCTTTCCATCACCTTGGCCGCGATGACCATTCTGCGCTCGGCCCCGCCTACGCCTAATAACCTGACCTTCGATTACTTTTCCATCGTTGTGCAGATGCCCACCGCTCAAGAGGCACTTGTTCGCTCCATCGGACTAGGCGCCCTTGGCGCGACCACCGCCGTTGCTCTCGGCGTCCTCGTCACGGTGCTCACCCGCCGCCAAAGCACCATTACCGCAAAATTCAGCGATTTCTTGGCCATCGCCCCCGACACCGTTCCCGGAATTGTCCTGGCCATTGGATTTATTTTGCTGTGGAACTCTCCCTGGCTGCCATGGTCGCCCTACGGCACTATGGGCATGCTAGTTATGGCCTTCACCGTGCTCTTTTTGCCCATGGCCATCCAAAACATCAAGGCTTCAGCAGAGTCCGTCTCCCCTACCGTCTACGAGGCCGCTGCAATTTCCGGCTCCTCCACTCTGCATACCTTTGGGCGCATCACCCTGCCCCTGCTTGCCCCTGGCATCTTCGCTGGCTGGCTCCTCGCCTTCTTCGTAGGCATCCGCGAGCTGGTCATGTCCTCACTCATTCGCCCGAGCCAAGTCAACCTCTTGGCTCCGTGGATCATGAACCAATTCGATCAAGGCCACCGTGCCGAGGCCATGGCTATGACGCTCATCGGCGTCGGAACCTCCACCGTTGTCTTGGTAGCTATCACCTGGTGGCAAAACCGGAAGGCCGCACATGCCCGCTAG
- a CDS encoding ABC transporter substrate-binding protein, giving the protein MFTKKFTATIATTAAGALALTGCGSVEDSADTATDQSTSSAEKWQAPEGLSGEVDYYSANPQGLTDALVEAFEEKTDVHVNVFADTTGKITAKLKAEEANPQADVVYLASWAAASKQEKSGALEKYTPEGADKIESKWASKSGAFTGRDGSALALVTNTNVVDEAPKDWEDLTDEKYKDQIIMPDPRESGTAADLIAAMVDQWGEEKTWDLFDKLFDNGMIVQGANGPALDQVTSGSRGIVLGGVDYSAYSAQKKGEPLEVAIPTSGTTVTPRPVMILKSSDNKEAAEAFVDFMFSDEAQEISASKNMIPANKDIAPKNGPKLDEIKTLNDDLDGLVSQSKDIKETFAKRYLK; this is encoded by the coding sequence ATGTTTACCAAGAAGTTCACCGCCACCATCGCCACCACCGCTGCTGGTGCGCTCGCCTTGACCGGTTGCGGATCCGTCGAGGACAGCGCCGATACCGCCACCGACCAGTCCACCTCTTCTGCCGAAAAGTGGCAGGCACCTGAAGGCCTGTCCGGCGAGGTGGATTACTACTCGGCTAACCCGCAGGGGCTTACCGACGCCCTCGTGGAGGCCTTCGAAGAAAAGACCGACGTCCACGTCAACGTCTTTGCCGATACCACCGGCAAGATCACCGCCAAGCTCAAGGCCGAGGAAGCCAACCCGCAGGCTGACGTGGTCTACCTCGCCTCCTGGGCGGCAGCTAGCAAGCAGGAAAAGTCCGGCGCCCTTGAAAAGTACACGCCGGAGGGAGCGGACAAGATTGAGTCCAAGTGGGCGTCGAAAAGCGGGGCGTTTACCGGCCGCGATGGTTCGGCCCTAGCGCTGGTAACCAACACCAACGTCGTGGACGAGGCCCCGAAGGACTGGGAAGATCTCACCGATGAAAAGTACAAGGACCAAATCATCATGCCGGACCCGCGCGAATCCGGTACCGCTGCCGACCTCATCGCGGCCATGGTAGACCAGTGGGGCGAGGAGAAGACCTGGGATCTCTTTGACAAGCTCTTTGACAACGGCATGATCGTCCAAGGCGCCAATGGCCCAGCGCTCGACCAGGTCACCTCCGGCTCGCGCGGCATTGTCCTCGGCGGCGTTGACTACTCCGCATACTCCGCGCAGAAGAAGGGCGAGCCGCTCGAGGTTGCTATCCCAACCTCCGGCACCACGGTTACCCCGCGCCCAGTCATGATCCTCAAGTCCTCCGATAACAAGGAAGCCGCAGAGGCATTCGTGGACTTCATGTTCTCCGATGAGGCACAGGAGATCTCGGCCTCCAAGAACATGATCCCGGCCAATAAGGACATCGCTCCAAAGAATGGCCCGAAGCTGGATGAGATTAAGACCCTCAACGATGACCTCGATGGCCTGGTTTCTCAGTCCAAGGACATCAAGGAAACCTTTGCTAAGCGCTACCTGAAGTAA
- a CDS encoding ABC transporter ATP-binding protein — MNSPHVILRGVKREFADNTGLHETDLSINRGEFISILGPSGCGKSTLLRCIAGLETPDAGTIAIGEREVYGPRTNVAVNKRRLSMVFQDLALWPHMTVEKNIEFPLTTPGNKVAAGQRSEKVRACMDMVGITSKAKARPNQLSGGQQQRVAIARALVSNPDLLLMDEPLSALDAALRVQIRAELTQLAQELGLTVIYVTHDQAEALAMSDRVVVMNQGHIEQFADPVTLYEQPATDFIAGFVGTMNRHPRLPSVRPENLTVTTAEEDTGASPRRVEAQVLGAHYIGGRYELRCDVPGAEEPWVTYSPHRFTRGETVYLNYPSSLSA; from the coding sequence ATGAACTCACCCCACGTCATCTTGCGCGGCGTTAAGCGCGAATTCGCCGATAATACGGGCCTCCACGAGACCGATCTAAGCATCAACCGCGGTGAATTCATCTCTATTCTGGGTCCCTCCGGCTGCGGTAAGTCCACCCTGTTGCGCTGCATCGCCGGGTTGGAAACTCCTGATGCGGGCACCATTGCCATTGGTGAGAGAGAGGTTTATGGTCCGCGGACCAATGTGGCCGTCAACAAGCGCCGGCTGTCGATGGTCTTCCAGGACCTCGCACTGTGGCCGCACATGACGGTGGAAAAGAACATCGAGTTTCCGCTGACAACCCCAGGCAATAAGGTGGCGGCAGGCCAGCGATCCGAGAAGGTGCGCGCCTGCATGGACATGGTGGGCATCACCAGCAAAGCGAAGGCGCGGCCAAACCAGCTCTCCGGCGGCCAACAGCAACGCGTCGCCATCGCCCGTGCGTTGGTTTCGAATCCGGACCTCCTGCTCATGGATGAGCCACTGTCCGCCCTTGACGCCGCGCTGCGCGTGCAAATCCGCGCCGAGCTCACCCAGCTGGCACAGGAGCTGGGGCTGACGGTCATCTACGTCACGCACGACCAAGCCGAGGCACTTGCAATGTCGGATCGCGTCGTGGTTATGAATCAAGGCCACATCGAACAATTCGCGGATCCGGTCACCCTTTATGAACAGCCGGCCACCGATTTCATCGCTGGCTTTGTAGGCACCATGAACCGCCACCCACGGCTGCCCAGCGTACGTCCAGAAAATCTCACCGTCACCACTGCGGAGGAGGACACCGGCGCCTCCCCGCGCCGGGTCGAGGCGCAGGTTCTTGGCGCTCACTACATCGGTGGGCGCTACGAGTTGCGCTGCGACGTCCCCGGGGCGGAGGAACCCTGGGTGACGTATTCACCGCATCGCTTCACTCGCGGCGAGACCGTCTACCTCAACTATCCATCTTCTCTTTCTGCATAG
- a CDS encoding DNA polymerase IV, which translates to MQRWVLHIDMDAFFASVEQLTRPTLQGRPVLVGGTSGRGVVAGASYEARVYGAHSAMPMYRAQQLVGLRAVVVQPRRAVYSAASRRVFGIIAQHVEVIEQLSIDEAFMEPAALEGASAEEVKRWADELRALIREETGLPCSIGAGSGKQFAKIGSGEAKPDGTFVIPAERQLEMLHPLAVNKLWGVGPVTGAKLKSIGVETIGQLAAMTRKEVEISIGSVVGLQLWRLARGIDDREVAPRAISKQISTEHTYPKDLQTAPEVDAAITRAAEGAHRRLLKDGRGARTVTVKLRMADFHIESRSTTLPYATDDAAVLTAAAFKLARYPDELGPIRLVGVSYSGLETARQDVLFPELDREIVRPAPADTDYETGVSDDAAPAVPAPTVTVEEETDNQWHATQDVFHPDYGHGWIQGAGHGVVSVRFETRATGPGRTKSFAADDPALVPADPLDSLDWQDWLTSED; encoded by the coding sequence ATGCAACGCTGGGTTCTACACATCGACATGGACGCGTTTTTCGCCTCCGTCGAGCAGCTAACCCGGCCTACCCTGCAGGGGCGTCCCGTCTTGGTGGGCGGCACCAGCGGGCGCGGCGTGGTGGCTGGCGCCTCCTATGAGGCGCGCGTGTACGGTGCGCATTCGGCCATGCCGATGTACCGCGCGCAGCAGCTTGTTGGACTTCGCGCGGTGGTGGTGCAGCCGCGCCGGGCGGTGTATTCAGCGGCCTCGCGCCGCGTATTTGGCATTATCGCGCAACACGTGGAGGTCATTGAGCAGCTTTCTATCGATGAAGCCTTTATGGAACCCGCCGCCTTGGAAGGAGCGAGCGCGGAGGAGGTCAAGCGCTGGGCGGATGAGCTGCGCGCGCTCATTCGGGAGGAGACGGGCCTGCCGTGCTCCATTGGGGCGGGATCGGGCAAGCAATTTGCCAAGATTGGATCGGGTGAAGCGAAGCCTGATGGCACCTTTGTTATCCCAGCGGAGCGCCAGCTAGAAATGCTGCACCCCCTTGCGGTGAACAAGCTGTGGGGAGTCGGCCCGGTGACCGGCGCGAAGCTCAAGTCCATCGGCGTCGAGACCATTGGGCAGCTGGCGGCGATGACGCGCAAGGAAGTAGAGATTTCCATCGGCAGCGTGGTGGGGCTGCAGCTGTGGCGGCTGGCCCGCGGCATTGATGACCGTGAGGTGGCGCCGCGCGCTATTTCTAAACAGATTTCTACTGAGCACACCTACCCGAAAGACTTGCAGACCGCCCCTGAGGTCGATGCAGCCATCACTCGCGCGGCTGAGGGCGCTCACCGCCGGTTGCTTAAGGACGGGCGCGGCGCGCGCACCGTAACGGTAAAGCTGCGCATGGCGGATTTTCATATCGAATCGCGCTCGACCACCTTGCCCTACGCGACTGACGACGCCGCCGTGCTCACCGCCGCCGCCTTCAAGCTTGCTCGCTACCCCGATGAGCTGGGGCCCATCCGCCTGGTAGGGGTGAGCTATTCCGGCCTAGAGACCGCTCGCCAAGACGTGCTTTTTCCGGAGCTAGACCGCGAAATAGTGCGCCCTGCACCGGCAGACACGGACTATGAAACTGGGGTGAGCGACGACGCAGCACCGGCCGTTCCAGCGCCTACGGTGACGGTGGAGGAAGAAACCGATAACCAGTGGCACGCCACGCAGGACGTCTTCCATCCCGACTACGGCCACGGTTGGATTCAAGGCGCCGGCCACGGGGTGGTCAGCGTGCGCTTTGAAACCCGCGCCACGGGTCCCGGCCGCACCAAATCCTTCGCGGCCGACGATCCCGCGCTCGTGCCAGCAGACCCGCTCGACTCACTGGATTGGCAAGACTGGCTGACCAGCGAGGACTAG
- a CDS encoding asparaginase → MTRLALIATGGTIACTTVADGSLVPTISGADLAAEIDAEVVEFRQLDSSSITLADLDELIAVVNEHTAREDIGGVIITHGTDSMEETALALEIFCAGAKPIVLTGAQRAYDHPAADGPTNLRAARELAASGRPGVFLCFGGETIPARGARKRHTSDLRGFESLPVPGTTPRLHPAPLASQRIEIIPAYPGAGRLLVDAAVNSPTTGLIVEAMGSGNMGEDMGRALADALHAGLPVIISTRTPYGPTALAYGGDGGGASLGKRGAINAGWFRPSQARILLAAALATGTDPAELFAQEG, encoded by the coding sequence ATGACCCGACTTGCTTTGATCGCCACCGGCGGCACGATCGCGTGCACCACCGTGGCCGATGGTTCCCTGGTTCCCACAATCTCCGGCGCGGACCTTGCCGCTGAAATCGACGCCGAGGTAGTGGAGTTTCGCCAGCTCGACTCGTCCTCTATTACTTTGGCGGACCTCGATGAGCTCATTGCGGTGGTCAATGAGCACACCGCGCGCGAGGACATCGGTGGCGTGATCATCACCCATGGCACCGACTCCATGGAGGAAACCGCGTTGGCGTTGGAGATTTTCTGCGCAGGGGCAAAACCCATCGTGCTTACTGGAGCGCAGCGCGCCTACGATCACCCTGCGGCCGACGGCCCCACCAATCTGCGCGCTGCCCGCGAGCTAGCGGCCAGCGGGCGCCCTGGGGTTTTCCTCTGCTTTGGCGGCGAGACCATCCCGGCGCGCGGTGCGCGCAAGCGACACACCAGTGACCTGCGCGGGTTTGAGTCGCTGCCGGTTCCTGGCACCACCCCGCGTTTGCATCCTGCCCCGCTGGCGTCGCAGCGTATCGAGATCATCCCCGCCTATCCGGGAGCGGGGCGCCTGCTGGTCGACGCCGCCGTAAACTCCCCCACCACCGGTCTCATTGTGGAGGCCATGGGCTCGGGAAATATGGGCGAGGACATGGGCCGCGCGCTTGCCGACGCCCTCCACGCCGGCCTCCCCGTCATCATTTCTACCCGCACACCCTATGGCCCGACGGCGCTGGCTTACGGTGGCGACGGCGGTGGCGCGAGCCTGGGCAAACGTGGCGCCATCAACGCCGGATGGTTCCGCCCGAGCCAAGCGCGAATCCTGCTCGCGGCGGCGCTGGCCACCGGTACCGATCCGGCAGAGCTTTTTGCTCAGGAGGGCTAG
- the lspA gene encoding signal peptidase II gives MSQKRRSKTGHIAAVVIAVALVDQTVKQVMLSILTEGEPLPVIGDWFRFTLLFNPGAAFSMGGEGSTWLFTTIQLVFVLGVAIAAPRITHSGQAVGLALIAGGALGNFADRIFRAPGFWFGHVVDYISVGSFAVFNIADAAITCGVVIFIIAMVLEERKAEHE, from the coding sequence GTGAGTCAAAAACGAAGGAGCAAGACAGGACATATCGCCGCGGTTGTCATCGCCGTGGCGCTGGTGGACCAAACCGTGAAACAAGTAATGCTCTCCATCCTTACGGAGGGCGAGCCCCTGCCGGTCATTGGGGACTGGTTCCGGTTTACCCTGCTTTTTAACCCTGGCGCCGCCTTTTCCATGGGCGGGGAGGGATCGACGTGGCTTTTTACCACCATCCAGCTGGTCTTTGTGCTCGGCGTGGCCATTGCCGCCCCGCGCATTACCCACTCCGGCCAGGCAGTGGGCCTAGCGCTTATCGCCGGAGGCGCGCTGGGTAATTTCGCCGACCGCATCTTCCGCGCCCCCGGCTTCTGGTTCGGGCACGTGGTGGACTATATTTCGGTCGGCTCTTTCGCCGTGTTCAATATTGCGGACGCGGCCATTACTTGCGGCGTGGTGATCTTCATCATCGCCATGGTGCTGGAGGAAAGGAAGGCCGAGCATGAATAG
- a CDS encoding RluA family pseudouridine synthase yields MNRQMRSFPIPEGLEGMRADAALAKLLGLSRSATAQLCAEGSVTIDSQELGKSERLTSGNVVSVLLPEPEKPLLPREELVEGMDVLYNDADIICVHKPVGVAAHPSVGWDGPTVIGGLRAAGYTVASSGPTERQGIVHRLDVGTSGVMVVASSERAYSALKHAFKYRSVKKTYHAVVQGLPDPIEGTVDAPIGRHPKSGWKFAVLDDGKAAVTHYSLIEAFREASLIEVHLETGRTHQIRVHMSATGHPCVGDPMYGSDPNLAKRLGLQRQWLHAVKLGFTHPGTGKWFEIEAPYPADLEHALEVLRG; encoded by the coding sequence ATGAATAGGCAGATGCGCAGCTTCCCCATTCCTGAAGGCCTAGAAGGCATGCGTGCCGACGCCGCCCTGGCCAAGCTCCTTGGCCTGTCCCGCAGCGCCACCGCGCAGCTGTGCGCCGAAGGCAGCGTGACCATCGATTCCCAAGAGCTGGGCAAGTCCGAGCGGTTGACTTCCGGCAACGTGGTCTCCGTGCTTTTGCCGGAGCCAGAAAAGCCGTTGCTGCCGCGCGAAGAGCTGGTCGAGGGCATGGACGTGCTTTACAACGATGCCGATATTATCTGCGTGCATAAGCCGGTGGGCGTGGCCGCGCACCCCAGCGTGGGGTGGGACGGGCCGACGGTGATTGGTGGGCTGCGCGCGGCCGGTTATACCGTGGCTTCGTCCGGGCCGACCGAGCGCCAGGGCATCGTGCACCGCCTCGATGTGGGCACGTCTGGTGTAATGGTCGTGGCTTCCTCGGAGCGCGCCTATTCCGCGCTTAAGCATGCCTTTAAGTACCGCAGCGTAAAAAAGACCTACCACGCCGTGGTGCAGGGCCTGCCGGATCCCATCGAGGGCACCGTCGATGCGCCTATCGGCCGCCACCCCAAGTCGGGCTGGAAATTCGCCGTGCTTGACGACGGCAAAGCGGCCGTCACCCACTACAGCCTCATCGAGGCCTTCCGAGAGGCCAGCCTCATCGAGGTGCACCTGGAGACCGGTCGCACCCACCAGATCCGCGTGCACATGTCTGCCACCGGTCACCCGTGCGTGGGCGACCCAATGTACGGCTCGGATCCCAACTTGGCTAAGCGCCTTGGGCTTCAGCGTCAATGGCTGCACGCGGTAAAGCTCGGCTTTACCCACCCCGGCACCGGCAAGTGGTTCGAGATTGAAGCGCCGTACCCGGCCGATCTCGAGCACGCCTTGGAGGTTCTGCGGGGATGA
- a CDS encoding HNH endonuclease signature motif containing protein yields MEHIRAYIAALNSAMDILAEAADASAADLTAAGMPDATADTIAQLAQVYFGTTSFRRRQRRAVDGARRNRHSLPTLEVIEKHARRAPTQARAWALRAELTHIACDTREMERRARKKLREMRAPREPKPGVRLRRRAAGKPWTLSITGPSALIAELHQHAGSLADVTSLFRTGTGAAATVRTNVVVPLDELVGVAHGSDDVVLTMTNGAQITGAELAQRALAEEGFVTLLHPVEGPVNLYRMRRGATWKQFMMAAAENPTCPVKGCNKPADECQVHHIFSWAGGGWTNAKNLTTACAYHNGRNDDHRTGPPRNGRFERTARGVRWVNPWDPPPPDLVDTGPTNTTTA; encoded by the coding sequence ATGGAACACATTCGGGCTTATATCGCGGCGCTCAACTCGGCGATGGACATCCTCGCCGAGGCCGCCGATGCCTCCGCCGCGGACCTTACCGCCGCTGGCATGCCCGATGCCACGGCTGACACTATTGCGCAGCTCGCGCAGGTCTACTTCGGGACCACCAGCTTTCGCCGCCGCCAACGCCGCGCGGTGGACGGGGCCCGCCGCAACCGGCATTCGCTGCCGACGCTGGAGGTCATCGAAAAGCATGCGCGGCGCGCGCCCACCCAAGCCCGCGCCTGGGCCCTGCGCGCCGAGCTCACCCATATCGCGTGCGATACGCGGGAGATGGAAAGGCGTGCCCGCAAGAAGCTGCGCGAGATGCGCGCGCCGCGCGAACCCAAGCCGGGGGTGCGGTTGCGCCGCCGCGCCGCCGGCAAACCCTGGACGCTGTCCATCACTGGGCCGTCCGCACTCATCGCCGAGTTGCACCAGCATGCCGGTTCGCTTGCCGACGTCACCTCCCTCTTCCGCACCGGTACTGGCGCCGCCGCAACCGTGCGCACCAACGTTGTAGTGCCACTGGATGAGCTGGTTGGCGTAGCCCATGGCAGCGACGATGTGGTGTTGACCATGACCAATGGCGCGCAGATTACGGGTGCTGAATTGGCCCAGCGTGCGCTTGCTGAGGAGGGATTTGTCACCCTGCTCCACCCCGTAGAGGGCCCAGTGAACCTCTATCGCATGCGCCGTGGGGCCACCTGGAAGCAGTTCATGATGGCCGCGGCGGAAAATCCCACTTGCCCGGTCAAGGGATGCAATAAGCCTGCCGATGAGTGCCAGGTTCACCACATCTTCAGTTGGGCCGGCGGCGGGTGGACCAATGCGAAGAACCTCACCACCGCCTGCGCCTATCACAACGGCCGCAATGACGACCATCGCACCGGCCCGCCGCGCAATGGCCGCTTCGAGCGCACCGCCCGCGGCGTTCGCTGGGTTAACCCTTGGGATCCGCCCCCACCGGACCTCGTCGATACCGGGCCCACGAATACGACCACCGCGTAG
- a CDS encoding permease gives MSSRQPFSQWMPNYKFGYIAAWVAVVVSGIALLIGLVTGGTPMTLVFSGIVCAYGIFLVVVMPRWALRAEEEQAARRRARAAREELRRS, from the coding sequence ATGTCCTCACGCCAGCCCTTTTCGCAGTGGATGCCCAACTACAAATTTGGCTATATCGCCGCGTGGGTCGCGGTGGTGGTTTCCGGCATCGCGCTTTTAATCGGCCTTGTCACCGGCGGCACCCCGATGACGCTGGTGTTTTCCGGGATCGTATGTGCCTATGGCATCTTTCTCGTCGTGGTGATGCCGCGCTGGGCGCTGCGCGCAGAAGAAGAACAGGCGGCGCGTCGCCGCGCCCGCGCCGCCCGCGAGGAACTTAGGCGCTCCTAG
- the rarD gene encoding EamA family transporter RarD: MGYYFVMLYTLAAYIMWGFFPAFFPLLLPASPLEILAHRVLWTAVLVTGFLFLSGRWREMARMDKRTWGWLAAAGVFITVNWGTYVVAINSNHVADAALGYFINPLVSVALGMVFLKERLRPWQAGAVGVAAIAVLYLTFFTGQAPYISLLLAFSFGFYGLLKKQVRVSSAVSVAAEALVMSPLAVGYILWLETSGQGTFASEGVGHALLLVSAGLITALPLLCFAEGARTLRLSTIGMLQYLTPIMQMLWALFVTHEHFSTHRWIGFGIIGVAVAIYVADLVRMARSA, from the coding sequence ATGGGCTATTATTTTGTGATGCTCTACACGCTCGCCGCCTACATCATGTGGGGATTTTTCCCCGCGTTCTTTCCCCTGTTGCTGCCGGCATCGCCACTGGAAATCTTGGCTCACCGCGTGTTGTGGACCGCGGTGCTGGTCACGGGATTTTTGTTCCTCAGCGGCCGGTGGCGCGAAATGGCGCGCATGGACAAGCGCACGTGGGGTTGGCTTGCGGCCGCGGGTGTATTCATCACGGTCAATTGGGGCACCTACGTGGTGGCGATTAATAGCAACCACGTGGCCGATGCGGCGCTGGGGTATTTCATCAATCCCCTAGTGTCGGTCGCCCTCGGCATGGTGTTTTTGAAAGAGCGGCTCCGCCCGTGGCAGGCCGGAGCGGTGGGCGTTGCGGCCATCGCGGTGCTGTACTTGACGTTCTTTACCGGCCAAGCGCCGTACATTTCGCTGTTGTTAGCCTTCAGCTTCGGCTTTTATGGGCTGCTCAAAAAGCAGGTCCGGGTGTCCTCGGCCGTCTCGGTCGCGGCGGAGGCGCTCGTGATGTCACCGCTGGCGGTGGGCTACATCCTATGGCTAGAAACAAGCGGCCAGGGCACCTTCGCCAGCGAGGGCGTCGGCCACGCGCTGCTGTTGGTCAGCGCCGGCTTGATTACCGCGCTGCCGCTTCTCTGCTTTGCGGAGGGCGCACGGACGCTGCGCTTATCGACGATCGGCATGCTCCAATACCTCACCCCCATCATGCAGATGCTGTGGGCGCTCTTTGTCACCCACGAGCACTTTTCGACGCACCGCTGGATCGGCTTCGGCATCATCGGCGTGGCGGTGGCTATCTACGTCGCCGACTTAGTGCGCATGGCTAGGAGCGCCTAA